A window from Citrus sinensis cultivar Valencia sweet orange chromosome 5, DVS_A1.0, whole genome shotgun sequence encodes these proteins:
- the LOC127902532 gene encoding uncharacterized protein LOC127902532: protein MMILLGCMDLDLSFRHPKPDELTVDSTSEDMLYYEKWDRSNRMSFMIMKLGVPEVFRSAITDEVTSASEFLTEIQKHFTKNDKDETSTHLASLISMKYKGKRNIREYIMEMSHLASKLKALGIDLSDDLVVHLVLISLLAQFNQFKVSYKCQKEKWNLNKLISFCVQEEERLKQEKTECAHVVSTSKDKGKRKKKGEAAASKGLEPKKPKVEHGCFFYGKPRYVKKECKKYHAWRVKKGLPELPAAK from the exons ATGATGATTCTCTTAGGTTGCATGGATCTAGACTTATCATTCAGACACCCTAAGCCGGACGAACTCACTGTTGATAGTACATCTGAGGATATGTTGTACTATGAGAAGTGGGATCGATCTAACAGGATGAGTTTTATGATCATGAAGCTCGGTGTTCCAGAAGTCTTTAGGAGTGCTATAACTGATGAGGTTACAAGTGCTAGTGAGTTTCTTACCGAAATTCAGAAACATTTTACAAAAAACGATAAGGATGAAACAAGTACGCATTTGGCAAGCTTGATTTCAATGAAGTATAAAGGCAAGAGAAACATTCGGGAGTACATCATGGAGATGTCTCATCTTGCTTCTAAGCTTAAGGCATTAGGGATCGACCTATCTGATGATTTGGTTGTGCATTTGGTCCTTATCTCTCTCCTAGCACAATTTAATCAGTTCAAAGTCAGTTACAAATGTCAGAAAGAGAAGTGGAATCTCAATAAACTGATTTCCTTTTGTGtgcaagaagaagagagactGAAGCAAGAGAAAACCGAATGTGCACATGTGGTAAGCACTTCTAAAGATAAgggcaaaagaaagaaaaagggtgAAGCTGCTGCTTCTAAGGGTCTAGAGCCAAAGAAACCAAAGGTCGAGCATGGTTGTTTCTTCTACGGCAAGCCTAGATATGTGAAGAaagaatgtaaaaaatatcacgCATGGCGCGTAAAAAAAG GGTTGCCTGAGCTACCAGCCGCCAAGTGA